From the genome of Deltaproteobacteria bacterium:
CTCATTTCACCTTTATTCCTGTTATGGAAGCCGCCTCCTTATCGCTGTCTTTCTATCTTGGGATTGAGCTCTTCACGGAGCCAGTCGGCAAAAAGGTTGATCCCCACCACCAGCAGCACCAGCGCCGCCCCTGGAAAGACAATCATCCACCACATGCCGGCATAGATATAGTCCTTGCCGATGGCTATCATCATCCCCAGAGAAGGCTCCGTTATGGGAACCCCCACCCCCAGAAAACTGAGGGTTGCCTCCAGCATGATGACCACTGCCAGATCCACTGCCACCACCACCAGAATCGGCGGCAGGGCATTGGGAAATAGATGTTTGAAAAGAAGCCGCAAATCGCTGGCGCCGGTGGCCTTCGCTGCCATGACATAGCCTTCCTCCTTCACCTCCAGTACACTGCTCCTCATAGTTCGGGCGTAACGCACCCAGTCTGCGATGCTGATGGCGGCGATCACAGTAACAAGGCCACTCCTCTTGAATACACCCAGCAACAGAATAGCCAGCAGAGTGGTGGAAAATGAGAACAGGGCGTCGGCGAAGCGCATGGTCACCGAATCTATCCAACCGCCGTAATAGCCAGCCAGCAGCCCCATGAGCACCCCGAAACTGCCGGCAATCAGCACCACGCTGAAGCCCACAATGAGCGAAGTCCTGCAGCCGTAAACAATCGTACTGAGAATCCCCCGTCCCTGGTCGTCCGTTCCAAGAATAAAGGGCTTCTGGCCGCCCTCCATCCAGATGGGAGGTTTGAGAAAATCCTCCAAGCTTACTGCTTTGAGATCATAGGGATTCTGCGGCGTGATCCATGGCGCCAGCAGAGAGGCTATCACAAACAGCATGACGAGGATGCTTCCTGCCATAGCCGGCGGATCATGCAAATAGCTATAGAGAATCCTGGATTTGATGCGGCGCCTAATCATAACGGATCTTTGGGTTCAAAACTGCGTAAAGAATATCCACCACAATGTTGATGGTAATGATGAGAAAAGCAGCCAGCATGATGTAGGTCACGATAACAGGCTGATCTGTCTCATAAATGGATGTAAGCAAAAGATTGCCCATCCCCGGCCACTGGAAAATGGTTTCCGTTACAATGGCAAAGGCAATCAGTTCTCCAAACTGCAGTCCTGCCATGGTTACCACTGGAATCAGGACATTTCTGAGCGCATGTTTGAATATCACCTTCCTTGGCGGCAGTCCTTTGGCCCAGGCCGTTTTGATGTACTCCTCTGCCAGCACTTCCCTCATGCCGGCCCGGGTAAGCCGCAGCAGCACGGCGAGTTGATACATGGCCAGAGTGAAGGCCGGCAAGATGAGATGCTTTACCCCGCTCATAGTCAAGAAACCGGTTCTCCAGAAGCCCAACTGTACTGTGTCGCCCCGGCCAAAGGGTGGCAGAATGCCAGCGTAGACCGCGAATATCATAATGAGGAGAATACCGGTGAGGAAAGTGGGAATGGAGATGCCAGCTAACGAGCCGGCCATGACTGCTCGACTGTGCCAGGCATATGGCCTCAGAGCTACCAGCACGCCAAAACCGACTCCCATGACAAAGGAGATGCAAATGGCTGTGATGGCCAGCTCGAAGCTTGCCGGGAACCTCTCCAGGATGAGATCCAGAGCAGAAATGCGGCTGACATATGACTTGCCAAAATTTCCATGGGCTGCATTCCATAGGAACTTGCCGAATTGAATATAGACTGGTCTGTCCAGACCGAAGGCCCTGCGCACCTCAGCGATCTCGGCTTGGGTAGCGTATCGTCCGGCAAGAGTGAGCACCGGGTCGCCCATGTAACGAAATATCAAGAAACAGATCATGGAAACTACTAGGACGACAACCACACCTTGGAGCAATCTTCTGAAGATGTACGTTCCCATTGTTGATGCAATTCAACCATAGGGGGGAGGCCAGTATGGCATCCCCCTTTGTGGTAAGCAGCAAATTCCAGTGGGCGCCATTCACGAGTCAACTAGCTGTCGGAATAAGGAAAAGCACCCACTGGCAGAGGCTTCCTGTTACTCCACTTCTAGACCAGCCGTCACTTGGAAATCTCTTTGTACACCATCCACCTGTCCGGCCGAGGTTGGAACTTGATTCCCTTGCCTTTCTGCATGGCATAGAGGTCTTCCTGATAATGAAGCGGAATCCAGACAATCAGGTCTTCCATGGCCATTCTATTCAATTCCTGCAAAGTCTTCTTGCGCAGGGCGGGATCAACTATGCTCGCTGTGGACTCCAGCAGCTTGTCGAGTTTGGCATTGCTGTAATTGGTGCCGTTCAAGCCACCATAGCCCTTTTCCTTATCGCGGCTGTGAGCGATCTTGAAGTAGGTCCTGCCCATGTCAAAGGTGCCGTCGAACCAGCCGATCAGATAGAATTCCAGCTTACCTTCTGCCACTTCAGGGAAGAAGATTGATTTGGGCTTTACGTCTAATTTTGCTCTGATACCGACTTTGGCCAGATACTTGGCCACGGCCTCGGCAATCTTTTCATCCTGGACATAGCGGTCATTGGGTCCGCTGAGGGTGACGTCGAAACCATTGGCGTAGCCGGCTTCCTTGAGCAATTTTCTAGCCATCTCCGGGTTATACGGCAATCTCTTGATGTCGGCATTATAGCCAATGGTCGGTGGGTCGGGGACCTGCGCAGCCGGTGAAGCATGTCCCCGCATGATCTTCTCGATGATCTCGTTTTCATTTATAGCCATATACATAGCCTTGCGCACGCGAATATCCGCCATGGGCGTACCGGGCTTGTTTCCCAGCGCCAGAAAGATAGAGCGCCGCGCAGGCCTGCTGATCACCTGCAGCTTCTTGTTGGCCACCACCTTGTCATAGAGCTCCACTGGCACACCCGTTACAATGTCCACCTGACCGGAAATGAGGGCAGCAAAACGCGTGGAGGCCTCTTTGATAGGACGCACCTCCACTTTCTTGATGGGCGGCGCCCCTTCCCAATAATCTTCATTAGCCGCCATGCGCACGTAGGAACCCTTGGCCCATTCCTCCAGCTTATAAGCCCCTGTGCCAATGGGGTGGACCATTACATCACCGGGGTCTCGCGACTCGGTCGATTCCTTGTCCATGATAAAGATTTGATGCATGTTGTTGGCGAACCAGGGAATCGGCTGCTTGGTTTTAATTTCCACAGTATAGTCGTCAATGATCTTAATCGAATCGATCGACTTACCTGTGTTGATGAACTCTGACACCTCCGGGTTGCTCAATCTCTCGAATGAAAACTTGACATCCTCGGCAGTGAACGGATTGCCATTGTGAAACTTTACTCCTTTGCGCAGATAGAATCTCCAGGTCAGCAGATCTGGATGTTCCCAGCGTACCGCCAGTGCTGGCGCCAGAGTTCCTTCAGGACCTTTCCGTTGCAGCAGGCCGTCAAAAAAGTTGGCCATATACTGCAACCCCGCATCCGAATCGTCGCCATGGGGATTCATCATTCTGGGACCCACATCCTGGGCCACCACAATGGACGAGGCAGCCAATCCTTGCCCCTGCATCACCAACAACACTGCCAGACACATGCTGATTGCCAGCACTAAGTAGCTCTTCTTCATCTTTTCCTCCTCT
Proteins encoded in this window:
- a CDS encoding ABC transporter permease yields the protein MIRRRIKSRILYSYLHDPPAMAGSILVMLFVIASLLAPWITPQNPYDLKAVSLEDFLKPPIWMEGGQKPFILGTDDQGRGILSTIVYGCRTSLIVGFSVVLIAGSFGVLMGLLAGYYGGWIDSVTMRFADALFSFSTTLLAILLLGVFKRSGLVTVIAAISIADWVRYARTMRSSVLEVKEEGYVMAAKATGASDLRLLFKHLFPNALPPILVVVAVDLAVVIMLEATLSFLGVGVPITEPSLGMMIAIGKDYIYAGMWWMIVFPGAALVLLVVGINLFADWLREELNPKIERQR
- a CDS encoding ABC transporter permease: MGTYIFRRLLQGVVVVLVVSMICFLIFRYMGDPVLTLAGRYATQAEIAEVRRAFGLDRPVYIQFGKFLWNAAHGNFGKSYVSRISALDLILERFPASFELAITAICISFVMGVGFGVLVALRPYAWHSRAVMAGSLAGISIPTFLTGILLIMIFAVYAGILPPFGRGDTVQLGFWRTGFLTMSGVKHLILPAFTLAMYQLAVLLRLTRAGMREVLAEEYIKTAWAKGLPPRKVIFKHALRNVLIPVVTMAGLQFGELIAFAIVTETIFQWPGMGNLLLTSIYETDQPVIVTYIMLAAFLIITINIVVDILYAVLNPKIRYD
- a CDS encoding ABC transporter substrate-binding protein, translating into MKKSYLVLAISMCLAVLLVMQGQGLAASSIVVAQDVGPRMMNPHGDDSDAGLQYMANFFDGLLQRKGPEGTLAPALAVRWEHPDLLTWRFYLRKGVKFHNGNPFTAEDVKFSFERLSNPEVSEFINTGKSIDSIKIIDDYTVEIKTKQPIPWFANNMHQIFIMDKESTESRDPGDVMVHPIGTGAYKLEEWAKGSYVRMAANEDYWEGAPPIKKVEVRPIKEASTRFAALISGQVDIVTGVPVELYDKVVANKKLQVISRPARRSIFLALGNKPGTPMADIRVRKAMYMAINENEIIEKIMRGHASPAAQVPDPPTIGYNADIKRLPYNPEMARKLLKEAGYANGFDVTLSGPNDRYVQDEKIAEAVAKYLAKVGIRAKLDVKPKSIFFPEVAEGKLEFYLIGWFDGTFDMGRTYFKIAHSRDKEKGYGGLNGTNYSNAKLDKLLESTASIVDPALRKKTLQELNRMAMEDLIVWIPLHYQEDLYAMQKGKGIKFQPRPDRWMVYKEISK